From the Tenacibaculum dicentrarchi genome, the window GTGTTCCAGGTCCTAAAGAGTAGGTTATCCAGGCTCTAACATCATTAGAACCACCTGTAAAATAACTGCGTGAAAAAGGAATACTAGCATTATTATAGGTTATAATTGCTCCTAAAAATGTACGATGTGCTAAAACGGTATTATTTCCTAAATTCCAATATTTTTTATATTCAACATCTGCTTTAAAATATTGAGCGATAGGAATTTTTAAAACTGTTTTTTGATTTCGATTATTTGTTTTTTTAGATATAACTCCCATTAAGTTTCCAGCATTAGCAACTCGAAATTTAAGGAAAGAAAAATTAGTATCTTTGCTATTTAGTTGATTATTATACGTGTAGGTAAAAGCAATTTCAGGGATTAAAAAATCGGAAGTAATAATATTGTATCTGTTAAAAATATTAAGGTTATTCTGATATTTTAAAGGTTGGGTGTTTTTAAACGAACCATCGGTAGCAATATTTTGCATAAATTGTAAAATATCGGTTGAGTTACCAGGCTGATTTGTAGGTAATTTATATTTAGAAGAGGCAGTTGCTACTTGTTTCAGCTTAAAATATTCTGAATTATAAATGCTAAAGTAATTATTAACATTTAAGTTTCTAATATATTGTACATTGAGTAATTCTAGTTGTAATGATTTTTGCTTGTTGTAAACCCATTTATAATCTAAGCCAATGGTAATATTCTGATTATCTAATCCAATATTTTTTTGATTACCCAATCCAATTAAAAATTTTGTTTTAGGAAACATTTTCTTCGGAATAAGTCTTTTTAGTCCAAAAGGTGCTACAAAACGAGGAATTCCTAAAGTAAGGTCAGCGCCAATTTCCCACCCAAGCCCGTTGTTAGAATTAAAGTAAGAGCCAAAAGTAGAGAATTTAAATATTTCAGCACCTTTAAAAGCATTTCGGTTAATTAACGAATATTTTAAAGAAATATCAAAATTTCTAATATTAGAACGAGACAATTCAGCATCAAAACCTAAAGTGTATTTTTCAATAGGTGTTAAAAAAATATTTGCATTTAATTCGGTATCATTTAATTCATCATATCGAATAGAGGTTGTTTTAAAGTTTTTTAATCCTCTTAAATGTTTTCTAGTTAATTTTTTAGAAAAATCACTATAAACCGTATTTGGTTTTATAAATAATGATTGTGCAAGTATTTTAGGATTGTATTTTAATTTTTTATGTGCATAAAAAGTAATTCCTTTGTATAAAACAGTGTCTTTGTAAACGTTGTTTCGTTTATTATAGGTATAATCGGTATATACATTGATTTTCTTTATGTTTTGAACTTTAAAAGGAATAACTCTATCAGAAATATTAATGTTTACTTTTGTTTTCTGATAATTTTGAAGTGTATCATTTTCAAACGAAATATAATTTTCATTAAAATGATAAATTCCTTTATTTCTAAAAAAAGTAACTAGCCTATTTGCTTCTTTAACAAAATGTTCATCTTTATATTGATTTCCTGCTTGAAGAAAACTGTTTTCTTTTGATTTTTTGTACAAAGAATCAAGGGCTGGAGAAGCTATTTTAGTTTTAATTAAACTTAAAAACGAAGGTTTTCCTTTTGTTATTTGATAAGAAATACTACCTTTTTTAGTATCAATAGTATCTTTTTTAAAGGAAACTTTAGCCCTAAAATATCCTTCTGTTTGAAAGTAGGCATTTAAATTATCCGCAGTTTTTTTTGTTTTTTTATCATCAATAATAATAGGAGCTTCACCACTGTTTAAAAACCAGCGATTGATTCCTATAAAAGATTTAGCTACAGATATACTTTGTTTTTCAGAAAATCCTTTCTTAAAAAACGAATATATTTTTGGGTTTTTAAAACCCCATTTCGCGGGTGATTTTGCTCCCTTCGGATTTCCTAAATTATAAAAATACAGTGATAATGGAACTCCTAAGGCTTTTGCATTAGGACGTTGCATTAGTAATTCTGTAATATTTTGATTTGTATTTTTTACACTGTCAATATAAACTGTATTTTTTGTTAGTAATAATTCGTTTTTTTTAACAAATTTTATGGTACTACAAGCACTGAATAAGATGACTAATAAAAAGAAGAAAGAAAGTTTTTTCATTAACTTTACGGCTGGTATTTGAGTATCAAAAATACTGTTTTTTAGTGATTATAATATGTTAAAAAAATAATAATGAGTTTATCTAAAAACAATTTAAAGTTAATAACGAGTTTACAGCAAAAAAAGTATCGACAAAAACATCAATTATTTGTTGCTGAAGGGGTAAAGGTTGTTACCGAATTATTAAAGTCATCAGTAGAGGTAGCGCATATATTTACGGTAGACGCTTCTTTCGAAATGGCTAATAATGTTCAAAGTACGCTTATTTCAGAAGTTGAATTAAAGAAAATAAGTACGTTAAAAAAACCAAATAAAGTTTTAGGGTTGTTTAAAATTCCTGAAGAAAAGGAGCAAGATAGCGCTAATTTTACACTTGCTTTAGATGAGGTAAATGACCCAGGTAATTTAGGAACTATTATTCGGTTGTGTGATTGGTTTGGTATTACCGAGTTGGTTTGCTCTAAAAATACGGTAGATTGTTATAATCAAAAAGTAGTGCAATCAACCATGGGATCTTTAACGAGGGTAAATATTTCGTACGTTGATTTACCAAGTTTTTTAACAGAAACACCATTAGCCATTTATACTGCCGATATGGATGGCGAAAATATTTATAAAGCAAACCTTCCTGAAAAAGCAGTTTTAGTAATGGGAAATGAGGCAAATGGAATTTCAAATAAAATAGCAGCTATTGTAAAACATAAATTAACGATTCCTAGATTTGGTGATATTCAAAAAACAGAAAGTTTAAATGTAGCTACAGCAACTGCTATTTTATTAAGTGAATTTAAAAGAAGTTTAGTTTAACTTCTTAATTTGAGCATCTATTTTATCAATAATAAATTTTAAATCTTTTTTATTATTGATAAAATCTAAATTATCGACATCAATAATTAGTAGTTTTCCTTTAGTGTACTCACTAATCCAAGCTTCGTAACGTTCGTTTAATCTGGTTAAATACTCAACGCTAATAGCGTTTTCATAGTCTCTACCACGTTTGTGAATTTGCCCAAGAAGGGTAGCTGTATCTGCACGTAAATAAATTAATAAGTCGGGAGGGGTAACTAAGTTTTCCATTAATTCGAATAATGAAGAGTAGTTACTAAAATCACGATTAGTCATTAATCCCATAGCGTGTAGGTTGGGTGCAAAAATATGAGCGTCTTCATAAATAGTTCTATCTTGAATTATTTTTTTTCCAGACTCTCTTAATTCTAAAACCTGACGAAAACGGCTGTTTAAAAAGTATACTTGCAAATTAAAAGACCAACGTTCCATTTCACCATAAAAATCATCCAAATAAGGATTTTCGTCTACTGATTCATAATGAGGCTCCCAATCGTAATGTTTGGCTAATAGATTCGTTAACGTGGTTTTTCCTGCGCCTATATTTCCGGCAATTGCTATATGCATATATTTTGAATTTCAATACGGTAAAATTACATAAAAAAAGTATTGCCAGCCAAAAATTAATGAATCAATTTATGCTGCTAGCTAGTTGTACTTATAGTGTTCTTAGCGTGTTGTTTGAAGTTGTTATTTAAAGTTTGTGTAAAAAAAAACGAGCTGTTAAGCTCGCTTTTTTTTGATGTAATTTTTTTTTATTTCATCATAATTTTACGGGTACTTAGTTTACCGTCATTTTGAATTTGTATAAAGTAAATTCCGCGGCTTACTTTTTTAAATTTAATTTCTTTATTAAAATTACTAGATATTGTTGAAAATGTTTGTGTTTCTAATAATTGCCCTCTTGCATCAATTAATTTAATAATGGTTAGGTTTTTTTCTTTCACCTTAAAGTTTACGGTTAATGTTCCGTATGAAGGTACAGGGTATATTTTTAAATCGGTAAATAAATTTGCAGATGTCGCAAAACTTTCATCAATATTAATAGTATAATCTTCTACTTCACCATCAAAATTAAACTCACAAGAATTTTCTTTGTCGGTAGTTTCTTTTCTGGTTAAAATACGTAAGATTGTTGCGCCTAGTTTTGCATCCTCAGGAATGGTTATCGTAGTGTTATTTGTTGTTAAATTAAATGATTCATTTTCTTCAAATATCAAATTTTGATTCCAATCAATCCATCCGAAGGTTTTTAGTGCGTTATTTCCATCGCTATCAACTTCAATATTTAAATCATATTGCTCACCTCTAACAACAGGTGTTGTAACCGAAGTAAAATTAGAATAACCAGTTGTTTTTGTTGAACTATTATTAATCCCTGCAAAACTAACGTTGGTTAGGCTTATTTTTGAAGTGCTATTTCCTTTTGATTTGCAATAACGGTCATTAACAACAAGTGTTAAGTTAATTGATTTTTTTAGTAAACCAGCAGTTGCTATTACTTTAACGGTATAATTTCCAATAGGGGCATTGTTTAAATTATTAATATGTACTGTAAAGGCTCCTGTTTTGTTAATTGTTGTAGGATTAAAAGTTACAACAGCATTTTCAGGGGCGTTTTCTGCTAAGAAAGTAACGTTTTCATTAAAGTCATTTAATGATTTAAAATCAATTTTATAAGCTACTTTATTCACTGCTTTATTACAAATAGATATTGCTGGTTTTTGGCTTTTTAATGTAAAATCGGGTGTGATTTTAATGGTATAATCTTCTACTTCACCATTAAAACCTAATTGACATTCGTTTGAGTTTTGAGAACCTTCTTTTTGAGTTACAATTCTTAAAATGGTTGTTCCTAATAAAGCATCCGAAGGAACAGCAATTTTTAATCCACTATTTTTAGTTGCTGTATTTGCGTTGCTTGTTGTTCCTAAATCATATTTTTCATTAGCATCAAACAAACAATTTTGATTCCAGTCAACCCAAGCAAATGTTTGTACCGTTTGATTTCCTGCCGAATTTGCATTAACCACTAACGGATACGCTTCACCTTTTATAACCTGAGTATCGATTGCTGTGTAGTTGGTATATCCTGTTGTTTTTGTAGAGGTATTATCAATACTTCCAAAACGAACAAGCGTTGTGCTAATTTGAGAGCTCATACTCCCTGCTGATTTACAAAGCGTATTGTTTACATTAAAAGGAATATTTACTGATTTTTTAATAGAAGATGCTGTAGCGGTAACCACCATTTGGTAATCGCCAATAGCTGCATTTTTTAAGTTAGAAACAGTTAATTTTACGGTGTCATTTTCTTTAAAAGGATTCGGCGAAAAGGTAGCCGTAGCATTTGCAGGAAGCCCTGTAACTGAAAAAACAATGTTTTCGTTGAATTTTACCAATGCTTTATAAGCCATGGTAAAAACTTGCTGATTAGTCGCTTTATTACAAATAGAAAAATTACCTGAAGTATTTGTTAGTGTAAAGTCTGGCTGAGGTTTTTCTGTTACAATTAAGGTATAATCTTCTGTTTCACCCCATTCTTCTTTGTGGTTTGAATCGCAAGCGCCATCACCATAGCCATTAGTAGGGTCATCATATTCTGAAACTACTCTAATTCGAGTGCTTCCTAAAGCGGCATTTTTAGGAATATTAATGGTATATGTTGAATTTACTTTATCTCCTGATTTGGTACCTAAATCATATCTTTCATCAGTAGTATTAAAGATAAAATCTTGATTCCAGTCGATAAATACATAACAATGATCTTGGTATCCATCGGTATTTAAAGTAACGCTTATTTGATGAGATTCTGTTCTTTTTACAGTGGTGCTTTTTGAAGTAAAATCTTCATAACCATCTACCTTATCGTTCCCTGAATTATTATTGATGCTATTAAAAGTTACATTGCTAATGTGGTTGGCACCTCCAGCTTCATCGGTAAATGTTGAAGCACAATAAGAAGGTACTTGGGTTGTAAATTTATAAACCTTAGAAAAAGTTCCTTCAGCACAGGAGTTTTTAGGCTTTATACGCCAGTAATAGGTAGTGCTACCAACTAATGAAGTGGTTGAGGTATATGCGTTGGTGTTCGCTTGTTGGTCAATTACAATAGTTGAAAAATTAGCATCAGTAGCAACCTCTATTTGATATGCAGTAGCATTATCGTCTTGTGTCCACTTAAATTCGGGAGCTATACTAGTATCTGTATCGGCATCTATTGGAAAGATAGGATTAACAGTTGTTAAAACATCTTGAATTACTTGTAATTCTCCTTGAGTTGTTTGGGTAACACTTGCTGATTTCCCTTGAATATTAAAGATGTAATCTTGAGCTATACTGTTGCTGAAATTTTTAAGCATTAGGGTAGCATCGCCATTGGAGTTTATAGTTGCTGGAGTAAAACTAGCGGTAACACCAGTAGGTAAATTAGTAGCACTTAAAGTTACTGTTTCTTTAAGACCATTTAAAAAACTAAAATTAACAGTATAATTTACGGCATTAGTTCCTGATTTACAGGTTGTTTGTTTGGCTGTTTTATTGGTTATTAAAAAAGTAGGATCTGTTGAATTAATAGTGAAATTAGTAGGGTTCACATTATAAAAGACGTTATCGGCAGCCTCTACAAGTATTCTAGCCTGTGTTGTGATATTATTTGGTATGGTAATTTCTTCAGATCCATCATTAGGAGTATTCTCTTTTAAAATAATTGGAAAGGTAATACCTCCATCAACAGAAAGTTTAATAGTTACTTTTGCACAGTTTATTGGTGCGCTGTCTGTTGTTCCTTTATTCCATGAAATTGTTTGCTGATCTCCTGTAATCCAAGTAACATTTGTGTTGGGTACTGTTACAGTAAAAGGCGCTGCATCGGTTACTGTAATTTTCATGTCATCTCTTGCCGAATTCCCACCACCTGCATTGTTGTCTCTAACGGTTAATGAAAAATTTAATTCTCTAGCTACCGTAGGAAGAACAATCCATTGGTTAGAAGTTCCGTTTATAACATCTTCAAAAATAGGGAAATATCTTTTAGGTGATTTTGTAGGATTTAAAGACCTAAAAGTAGGGCCTGCTGTACTTGTTGAAACAGGAGGCATTGTTGCTTTTTGAGTATCAATTTGCTCCCAGTTATAGGTAAGACTGTTAAGTCCTTGCGCATCGGTAGCTATTCCTTCTAAAACAAAAGGAGTTCCTTTAGGAATACTTACATTTTTACCTGCATTAGCTGTAGGAGCATCGTTATTAGTGCTTGATTGTGTTGCACAACTTCCACTATTTTGCATATGCGCCCACATTTGAGCCATACTTACTGCATGAAAATACGGATCACTATTTCCTTGAACATTAGGTGAACAAATACCTGCATACCCCATAATTGTCGAACCACTTCCTGGTTCGACAGAGGTTGATGATTTGTTACAGTCGTTATTTTGTGTGTGTGTACCTCCAAATTGATGCCCTATTTCATGGCACACATAGTCAATATCATAAGGATCATTGATGGGTTGTGAACTACCTGTTATACCACTAGCTTTATAGCCGGTAACACATACCGAACGAACTTGTGCTAAACCACCACCACCGGTGCTAAATGTGTGACCTATATCATAATTTGCATCTCCAATAATTGCATCACACTTTGCTTGACTTTCATCAATTAAAGCATCTGCATTATCATCGGTTAAACCATCATCACCGTTACTTTCTAAAAATATTAACTCATCGTTATTATTTACAAGTACCATTCTAACGGCTAAATCTCTTTCATAAACTTCGTTTACACGAGTCATTGTCGTATTAATTGCCGATAAAACAACTGCTTTTTTTACAGCATCGGTAGCTGAACTGGCAATATTTTGTCTGTTTAAATGAAATGATGAATACTCATTAGTACAGGCAATAGCAATTCTAAAAGTTCTTAAAATACCATCATTGGCATTTCTTTTTTGAATTGATGAAGTCATTGTTTTTTTAGCCGTGCTTTCAACTTGACATCTAAAATCATTCTCTTTAGCTTTTAAAGCTGATTTTTTATAGATGATATATTGTTTTTTATCAACCGTATAAGGGTCGATATATACAATGCTTTTATTAGCTGAATAAATAAGTGCATGTACACCATTGGCACCTAAACTAATTTTAGCAATAGCCGTAGGATCATCAATTCCTTGCCCAGAATAAGACTTAATCATCGGGAATTTAGCCGCTAATTCAGGAGCTAAATAAGAAGTTTCTTTAATAGAAAATCGTTGTAATTTACCTTCAGAATCAGGTAATGTTATAATATGTTGACTTCTTTTTGATTTAAAACCTGTTAAATGATTTTGAAGACCATTTAAATTTAGTGTTGCTAAACGGTATTTTTCAGGCGTATTTTTTCTGCTTAAAGGTTTAACTTGTTGACTAGAAGTCTCTTTTTTTACAGCTGTATTCCAAAAATTTTGAGAGAAGGAATTTGTTGCTAAAAAAATAAAAAAGAAAAAGAGTATTGAAGGATTTTTTTTTATCATAATTATGAATTGTTAATAGGCATTGTTATAACAGCTTGGTGTTAATTTTAGTACCTTTGGGGGATTGTTTTAGGATACAAATTTATGAATAAAAATATAACAGTTAGTGATTTAGGTCAAAAAGATTATAAATACACTTGGGATTATCAAGCTAAATTATTAGAAAAAATCGTTTCTTTAAAACGAGAAAACAGAAATAAATCCTTGAAAATTAGCACGCCCAATCATTTTCTATTTGTTGAACATCCACATGTTTACACCCTTGGTAAATCAGGAGATTTAAGTAATTTATTATTAAATGAAGCACAATTAAAAGAAAAAGGAGCTACTTTTTATAAAATAAATAGAGGAGGAGATATTACCTATCATGGTCCAGGGCAAATAGTAGGCTATCCGATACTTGATTTAGAAAATTTTTTCACAGACATCCATAAATACTTACGTTTCTTAGAAGAAGCAATTATATTAACAATTGCCGAATACGGCTTAGAAGCAGGTCGTAGCGATGGCGAAACAGGTGTTTGGCTAGGAGTAGGAACACCGTTTCCTCGAAAAATTTGCGCTATGGGAATTCGTGCAAGTAGATGGGTAACTATGCATGGTTTTGCTTTAAATGTAAATGTAAATTTAGGTTATTTTGATAATATTATTCCTTGCGGAATTAGAGGCAAAGCAGTTACTTCTATGCAGGCTGAATTAGGTTATGAAATTTCAGAAGCTGAGGTAAAACAAAAAATATTAAAACATTTTAAAACACTTTTTGAAGTAGAATCTTATATCAAAGTATAAAACTAAACACAAAAAAAGGGCTGACATAATAAAATGTCAGCCCTTTTTTATGTATCTAAAATTATTTTTTAGCCTTAATATTAAAAGAAATCTCTAACAAATCGTTAATAAATTTATCTTTTAAAGCAGCATCAATTTTTTTAGATTTGTAAGTAACTCCAAAATCAGTTCTATCAATACTAAAAATATCACTTTTAATACTAGCTACACCTTCACTTTGAGTAACCGTTGCAGGAATTGTAATACTCTTTGTAGTTCCTCTAAGTGTTAAATTACCTGTTATTTGTAATTTTCCATCTTTAACTTCAGAATTTGCTATTTCAAACTTAGCTGTAGGAAACTTTTTAACATCAAAAAAGTCAGAACCTTTCAAATGATTTTCTAATTTTTCTTTACCATCAGCAACTTCTAAATCGGCACATAAAATTGAATTCATATCAATAACAAACTCACCAGATTTAAGTACGTTGTTTTCAATTTCAAACAATCCTTTAGTAATACTAACAGTACCATTATGAGAACCTGTTGGTTTGTTTCCTTTCCAGGTAACTGTAGATTCTGCAATATTTGCTTTATAAGAGCTAATTACATTTTCTACTTTTTTAATATCTTTAACTTCTTGGTTAGCTGTTACTTTATTTTTTTCTGATTTACAAGAAACGGCAGTAATTGCTATAAGTGCAATAGCTAAAATTGATTTTTTCATGATTATTTGTATTTAATAATTGATTTTTATTTTAGAACAAATATACTTTAAAAATAGTTTCCTTGGAAATTATTTTTTCGTTAAGATTTTGTTAATAACATAAGAACTAGCTTGTAAGCCAAAAGCGGCGGGCATATAGCTAATAGTTCCATAAAAAGATTTTTTAAAATTAGCTCCATTTGTTAGTTGTAAGCTTTCGGCAATTTGAACTTCTTCAGAGTAAACAGCAGTAATACCTTTGTTTACTTTTCGTTCTTTTAATCGCTTTTTTAAAGCACGTGCCATTTTACAGTTTTTTGTTTTACTGATGTCTTTTACAACTACTTTACTAGCATCTAATTTTCCACCAGCACCCATTGAGCTAACTAATTTTACTTTTTTTCTTTTAGCGGCAACAATTAAATTGATTTTAGGAGTAATACTATCAATACAATCCATTACATAATCATATTCAGTACTAACTATTTCAAAAGCTCTTTCTGGTGATAAAAATTCTTCTATTGCTGTTAGTTCTATTTCAGGGTTTATATCTTTAATTCTGTCGGCAATTACGCTTACTTTTGTTTTTCCAACAGTACTATCTAATGCGGGTAACTGTCTATTTTTATTAGTTTCATCAAAAGCATCACCATCAACAATTGTCATTTTTCCAACACCAGCTCTTGCTATAAATTCTGCTGCAAATGAGCCAACTCCACCTAAGCCAACAATTAATATGTTTGCTTTTTTTAGCTTTTTCATTCCTTCTTTCTGAACTAATAACTCTGTTCTTTCTAACCAACTCATTTTGTAAATATTGTATTAAAATTTTGATGTATATTTTTTTGTAGCTTTTTCATGCTAATTTTTTTGATGTTACTTGCTTTTTCATAAACAGTGGAAATATCAATTTTTGCATCATCTGTTTCTAAGAAAATTTTATCCAACGGAATATTTAAAAATACCTCTTGTAATTTAGTTGATGTTAACAATGCTTTTCCGAAGGATAAAAAACAATCATTTTTGATAAAATCAGTAGCAATTTGATTATTTTTATTAAAACCGTGAATAATCCATTTTTGCGTAGGTTTTAATTCTTTTTTCAAACGGAGTATATCTTGAAAAGCTTTTACACAATGTATAATTAATGGTTTTTTTAATTCTTCTGATAACTTAATATGTTCTTTAAAAACAGGAATTTGAAGTCTGTAATTTACTTCAGATAATTTATCTAAACCACATTCGCCAATGGCATAACAATTTTTATGAAGTAGCTTTTTTTTGATAAATAGAACTTCATCTTCAATTCTTTCTTCAAGGATAAACCACGGATGAATCCCGATAGAAAAAGGCGTATTAAAATCTGTTGAATTAGGATAACAATTTAAAATACTAAAATTTTCATCAGAATTAGTATGTGTATGAATATTTATAAATTTCACAAAAAAGACAACTAATTTTCTTGTTCAAAAATAATACTTCTTTCCATATTTTTTTTATAAACATTCTTAGGGATAAGCTCTTTGTTATTTGTGTCTACCATACATTTAATTTGATGGTCAATCATTTTTTCAAAAGGAATAAGAAAATCCTTTGTATTACATTGTTCTAAATTACTTTGATTAAGTAAATTTAAGACTGTATAAACTGATTCAATAGTGCTAAGACAAAGAGGTGCTGGTTGTTGTTTAATCGTAAATTTCGATTTTATTTTATTATCAAAGCTTACTCTTTTTAGTTTTTGTAAGTTTTTACTTAATTTTAGCATTTTACGAGCGCAAGGCCATGTTCCATCAAGAATAAAAATATGTGGATTATCACCCATAAATGAAATTATGTCTGAACTTTCTCTTATTGATAAATTAAAAGTATCTTCTCCAGGGTAAAGTAAAAAAGAAGAATTTTTTTCTTCAGTCAGTATTTCATTTACACGTTTATTATTTGTGAAATCTACACCAACTATAATTTCAGAATTTTCAAGTTGAAGATTTGTCATACGTCCCGTTCCGTTTCTTTCTTTTTTGTACTCTTTTGGGTGCATAAGAATAATAAAACGAGTTTTGGTTTGGGAACGATTAATGTATTTACAAATACATGAAGATGAAGGCATCATGCATTTGTAACATTTGCTTCTTGGTTTTTTCATTTATACTTTAAAAGTGAATATCTTTTTGTTGAATTGCTACTAACTATAAAACAGTAGTTTTAAACTTTATTTTTACTATCAATAATAATAGTAACAGGTCCATCATTTAAAAGTTCTACTTTCATATCTGCACCAAATTTACCAGTTTGTACTTTTTTACCTAAGTCGTTTTCTACCTGATTTATAAATTGATTATATAAAGGAATGGCGATTTCAGGTTTTGAAGCGTTCATGTAGCTTGGTCTGTTTCCTTTTTTTGTTGATGCTTGTAATGTAAATTGACTAACGATAATTGCATCTCCTTTAATATCAATTAAAGATTGATTCATCACCTGATTTTCATCATTAAAAATTCGAAGATTCGTTAATTTTTTAGATAACCAGTTAATATCTTCTGTATTATCATCATCAGTAATGCCTACTAAAATTAGCAAACCATTTTGAATATCAGCAACTTTTTCTCCTTCAATAGTTACACTAGCTTTATTTACTCTTTGAACAACTGCTTTCATTTACTCTTTATCTTTTTCCCAAATATCAGTACGATAATGTTCTTCTTCACCTTCTAAAATTTGCAAATAACTTTTATAACGTTCCCAAGAAATAGTATCTTCTTCTAAAGCATCTTTTACAGCGCATTTAGGTTCGTTAACATGAATACAGTTATTGAATTTACAATGTTGTTTTAGTTCAAAAAATTCAGGAAAATAATCGCCTAATTCATATTTATCAATATCAACAACTCCAAAACCTTTAATACCTGGAGTATCAATAATTCGGGCATCTTTTGAGTTTTCGATGCTTAAATCGAACATTTCTGCAAAAGTTGTGGTGTGTTTTCCTTGATTATGTTGGTCTGAAATTTCCTTTGTTTTTAAGTTCAGATTTGTATCAATAGCATTTACCAAAGTAGTTTTTCCAACACCTGAATGTCCTACAAACATTGAGGTTTTTCCAAGCATCATTTCTTTAATTTTATCAACATTGGTGTTTTCCTTTGCAGATACTTCAATACATCGGTAACCGATAGTTTCATAAATATCTTTTAGGTATAAAATTTCACCAC encodes:
- a CDS encoding GEVED domain-containing protein, whose amino-acid sequence is MIKKNPSILFFFFIFLATNSFSQNFWNTAVKKETSSQQVKPLSRKNTPEKYRLATLNLNGLQNHLTGFKSKRSQHIITLPDSEGKLQRFSIKETSYLAPELAAKFPMIKSYSGQGIDDPTAIAKISLGANGVHALIYSANKSIVYIDPYTVDKKQYIIYKKSALKAKENDFRCQVESTAKKTMTSSIQKRNANDGILRTFRIAIACTNEYSSFHLNRQNIASSATDAVKKAVVLSAINTTMTRVNEVYERDLAVRMVLVNNNDELIFLESNGDDGLTDDNADALIDESQAKCDAIIGDANYDIGHTFSTGGGGLAQVRSVCVTGYKASGITGSSQPINDPYDIDYVCHEIGHQFGGTHTQNNDCNKSSTSVEPGSGSTIMGYAGICSPNVQGNSDPYFHAVSMAQMWAHMQNSGSCATQSSTNNDAPTANAGKNVSIPKGTPFVLEGIATDAQGLNSLTYNWEQIDTQKATMPPVSTSTAGPTFRSLNPTKSPKRYFPIFEDVINGTSNQWIVLPTVARELNFSLTVRDNNAGGGNSARDDMKITVTDAAPFTVTVPNTNVTWITGDQQTISWNKGTTDSAPINCAKVTIKLSVDGGITFPIILKENTPNDGSEEITIPNNITTQARILVEAADNVFYNVNPTNFTINSTDPTFLITNKTAKQTTCKSGTNAVNYTVNFSFLNGLKETVTLSATNLPTGVTASFTPATINSNGDATLMLKNFSNSIAQDYIFNIQGKSASVTQTTQGELQVIQDVLTTVNPIFPIDADTDTSIAPEFKWTQDDNATAYQIEVATDANFSTIVIDQQANTNAYTSTTSLVGSTTYYWRIKPKNSCAEGTFSKVYKFTTQVPSYCASTFTDEAGGANHISNVTFNSINNNSGNDKVDGYEDFTSKSTTVKRTESHQISVTLNTDGYQDHCYVFIDWNQDFIFNTTDERYDLGTKSGDKVNSTYTINIPKNAALGSTRIRVVSEYDDPTNGYGDGACDSNHKEEWGETEDYTLIVTEKPQPDFTLTNTSGNFSICNKATNQQVFTMAYKALVKFNENIVFSVTGLPANATATFSPNPFKENDTVKLTVSNLKNAAIGDYQMVVTATASSIKKSVNIPFNVNNTLCKSAGSMSSQISTTLVRFGSIDNTSTKTTGYTNYTAIDTQVIKGEAYPLVVNANSAGNQTVQTFAWVDWNQNCLFDANEKYDLGTTSNANTATKNSGLKIAVPSDALLGTTILRIVTQKEGSQNSNECQLGFNGEVEDYTIKITPDFTLKSQKPAISICNKAVNKVAYKIDFKSLNDFNENVTFLAENAPENAVVTFNPTTINKTGAFTVHINNLNNAPIGNYTVKVIATAGLLKKSINLTLVVNDRYCKSKGNSTSKISLTNVSFAGINNSSTKTTGYSNFTSVTTPVVRGEQYDLNIEVDSDGNNALKTFGWIDWNQNLIFEENESFNLTTNNTTITIPEDAKLGATILRILTRKETTDKENSCEFNFDGEVEDYTINIDESFATSANLFTDLKIYPVPSYGTLTVNFKVKEKNLTIIKLIDARGQLLETQTFSTISSNFNKEIKFKKVSRGIYFIQIQNDGKLSTRKIMMK
- the lipB gene encoding lipoyl(octanoyl) transferase LipB, producing MNKNITVSDLGQKDYKYTWDYQAKLLEKIVSLKRENRNKSLKISTPNHFLFVEHPHVYTLGKSGDLSNLLLNEAQLKEKGATFYKINRGGDITYHGPGQIVGYPILDLENFFTDIHKYLRFLEEAIILTIAEYGLEAGRSDGETGVWLGVGTPFPRKICAMGIRASRWVTMHGFALNVNVNLGYFDNIIPCGIRGKAVTSMQAELGYEISEAEVKQKILKHFKTLFEVESYIKV
- a CDS encoding YceI family protein, whose translation is MKKSILAIALIAITAVSCKSEKNKVTANQEVKDIKKVENVISSYKANIAESTVTWKGNKPTGSHNGTVSITKGLFEIENNVLKSGEFVIDMNSILCADLEVADGKEKLENHLKGSDFFDVKKFPTAKFEIANSEVKDGKLQITGNLTLRGTTKSITIPATVTQSEGVASIKSDIFSIDRTDFGVTYKSKKIDAALKDKFINDLLEISFNIKAKK
- a CDS encoding tRNA threonylcarbamoyladenosine dehydratase translates to MSWLERTELLVQKEGMKKLKKANILIVGLGGVGSFAAEFIARAGVGKMTIVDGDAFDETNKNRQLPALDSTVGKTKVSVIADRIKDINPEIELTAIEEFLSPERAFEIVSTEYDYVMDCIDSITPKINLIVAAKRKKVKLVSSMGAGGKLDASKVVVKDISKTKNCKMARALKKRLKERKVNKGITAVYSEEVQIAESLQLTNGANFKKSFYGTISYMPAAFGLQASSYVINKILTKK
- a CDS encoding TatD family hydrolase; this translates as MKFINIHTHTNSDENFSILNCYPNSTDFNTPFSIGIHPWFILEERIEDEVLFIKKKLLHKNCYAIGECGLDKLSEVNYRLQIPVFKEHIKLSEELKKPLIIHCVKAFQDILRLKKELKPTQKWIIHGFNKNNQIATDFIKNDCFLSFGKALLTSTKLQEVFLNIPLDKIFLETDDAKIDISTVYEKASNIKKISMKKLQKNIHQNFNTIFTK